The stretch of DNA GCTTCGGCCTTCACGACTTCCTTGCTGGCGGCCGGGGTGGCGGCGGTCTGGGCGTGGGCGGCGGTGGCGAACAGGCCGGCGATGAGGGTGGCGATCAGTTTGTTCATGGCGTTTCCTTTCCGGTGAGTGGTCGCGCGGTGCAGCTATTGCGCAAATAATTGTTGTGACGACGGGTCCAGAATACGGACTCCTCACTCATCGGGTCTGTTAGCCACCCCACTTAGATCCTTGACATTTTGTAAGCAAAGTTTACGGTCGCGTTGCTCCCGCATACAGGTCGATGATGTCGTTCACGCCATCCCGGCACACTGGGCAGAAGGCCTCGCTGCGGTCGAACATCAGGCACTGCATCGCCGGCCGGTAGTAGCCGGTGGCCTCGTAGTTCGCGCCTTCGAAGGCGCCCACGTCGTGCCGATGCGGCCGGCCCGCGAACAGTGCGTTGGTCGCCTTCAGGTCCTCCATGAACAGAGCGTTCATCTCGCTCTCCGGCCGGTTCGCCGCGCGCAGCGCCGCACGCTTTTTCTGGTAGGCGCGCGAGGCCTCCTCGTACTCAAGCTTGGGCCAGGGCGTCGGCAGCGGCGTGCCGGCCTTCACGTGGCGCTTCCATTTGATCTTGGCCGGGTCGCGCAGCGCCGTGACGTTCGGCTCCCACGGTTCCATGCGCGTGGTCGCAGCTGCGTAGGCGACTGGCGAGGTGTAGTACTCGTCGGCCAGGCCCGCGAAGTGGTGGCCGAATTCGTGGACGAACAGGTAGTTGGCCCAGCCGTTGCCAGCCGCCGCGGTGCTGAACTGGCCGAAGATGCCGCCCCCGCCATAGGTCTCGTTGTTGACCAGGATTTCGATGAACTCGTAGGGCGCGTGCTGGGCGATGTCGCGCAGCGCGCGGTTGTCCAGGGTGAGCACGTAGCGTTCGCTGCCGAAGATGTCGTAGCGGGTGCCCAGTGGCGACGCATGGTGCACGCCGGTGGACGGCCGGCTGATGCCGGATTCGCTGGTGGGCAGCGCCAGCGCCCACACGTTGAAGTCCCTGGCGCGCTCCTTGAAGGGCGAGACCGAGAACAGGTATTGCGTCAGGCGGCGCGCGTCCGCCTCGAACTTCTTCATTTCCGCGGCAGTGTAGCCGTCGCCCATGATCAGGAGGTCGACCTTGTCGGCGGACGGACCGCTCACGTACACCGGAATCGGTTTTGCAGGCAGGTCCGGCTGCTTCTTCACGACCTCCTGGGCATCGGTGTCGACCTCGACGCTCCAGGCCACCGAGAACCCGTTGCGCTCGTCGCGCTTGAGGATGCGCACGCGCACCGGGCGCTCCGGTTTGGGAAAGCGCACCGATTCCTGGAAGCTGCGGCTGATCTTGCTGGCTTCGTCGGTCGTGCGCCACTCGCCGAAGACGGTCGAGAAGCCGCGCGAGTACAGCAGGTCGCCGGTCTTCGCGTCCACCACCTCGACCCGGTTCTGGCCGCGGTTGGTCTCGTCGACGTTGCGTGCGGTATTCCCCGGCCAGGGCAGCGGCTCGATGACGACGCGTTCCAATGCATACTGGTCGGACAAGGCATTGCCGCTGTGCGTATAGTCGACGCGGACAGTGGCCGGCTGGGCTGCGCAGGCAATGCCGGTGACCAGCGCCAGCGCGGCAACGAAGAATTGGAGTGGCAGACGGAACATGGTGATCCCCATTCGGTGCGGAAGCTGCATTGTAGAACGGCCGCGGCACTGTCGGAAATGACAGTTGTACCCATCAGGCCCGCGAAGTAGAATCGCCTGGATACCCGGGAGACGACATGCACCTGTTCACACGCAGCCTATTTACCGCACTGGCCCTGGCTTCCCCACTGGCGCACGCGGCCCTGCCCGCCGCCTGCAAGCCGGGCCAGGCAATCCACGACAGCGGCTATGTCAAGATCGGTGGCATCGAGCAATGGATCTCGATCGACGGCGCCGACTGCGCCAAGCCGGCGCTCCTGCTGGTGCATGGCGGTCCCGGCAATCCGCTCTCGGTCTACGAGAACGGCCCCTACGCGTCCTGGACCAGGGATTACGTCGTCGTCCACTGGGACCAGCGCGCTAGCGGGCTGACCTGGTCGCGCAACGCGCCCGATGAAGACACGCCCCTGCGCCTGGAGCGAATGCGCGACGACGGCATCGAGCTGTCGCGCCACCTGCTCGAACGCCTGGGCAAGCGCAAGCTGGTCCTGCTCGGCAGCTCCTGGGGCTCGATCCTGGGCGGACACATGGCCACCAAGAGCCCGGAACTCTACTGCGCCTGGATGCCGGTGGCGCAGGTCGTCAACAATACCGAGACCATGCGTGTCTCGCGCGACGCCATCCTGGCGCGCGCCCGCGCGGCGGGAGACGGGGCCACCGTCGAGAAGATCGAGGCGCTCGGCACGCCGCCGTGGACCAACCCGCGCAACTTCGGCATCCTGCGCCGTGCAATCCGCAAGTACGAAGCCATGGTGTCCGATCCGGCGCCTGCTGCCTGGCTCGAATGGAAGGCCGCGCGCGGCACCCCGAAGGCGCGTGCCGACTACGAGGCGGCCGAGGACTACTCATACATCCAGTTCATCGGCATGAAGGGCGACGGCATCGCTTCGCTGGTGGACATGGAGCGCCAGGCGGCCAGCTTCAAGCTTCCGGTCTACATGGTGCATGGCGAGCAGGACCTGCTGGGAACAAAAGAGATCGCGCAGCGCTACTTCGACCGGATCTCGGCCCCGCGCAAGCAGCTGGCGATCGTCCCGCGCGCCGGACACGATCCGAACCTTCCCCTGGTCGATGCCCAGGCGCGCATGCTGGCCAGCCAGCTGGGCGGCCGCTGCGAATGATCCGCTCCTACCTGGCGGCATCGGCCCGGCTGGCGCCGGAACCGCCGTCCGCCACGGTCTCGAGCTGCCGGTACTGGTACAGCGGCCGCTGCACCACGATCGGCCGGATGTCGAGCCGCATGTTGTAGACCGAGTACTGCTCGGTGAACGAGGACTGGTAGCCCACGCTGTCGCCCGTGCGGGTGAGCTTGAACTCGAAGCCGAGGTCGGGCTGGATGCCGTGCGGGCTGTCGAGCGAGAGGCCGATGGCGGCAAGCTGGTCGCTGTCGATCAGCTTGGCCATCAGGTCGACCACCGTGCTGTTGCCGAGGATGTCGGCCGAGAACAGCGGTTCGCGATAATAGGGCCGGGCCGGGTCGATCCGGTTGTCCAGCTTGTCGGGCGAGGGCGTGAAGGTCCGGGTGAGCAGGTTGAAGCGGTCGCCGCTGTCCAGGTAGCTCAGGCGCACGTTGCCGATGCTCAGCGGCCCTCCCTGCGCCCCGTCCTGCGGCACCGCCCCCGACAGGTCGACCAGCAGCGCGCCGCGGTAGCCGATCACCTCGACGTCGCGGGCCGGGCCGACCACCATGGCGGTGTTCTCGTCGATGCCCAGGCCCAGCTTGTAGCCCTTCTTGAGCATGGCCGGCACCATGCGCGCGAAACGGCCGCGCACCAGGAGGTGCTGGTCGATGAAGACGTCGTCGCCGATGAAGCCGAGGCCGGGCGCGATCTCCGTGCCCTCGTCGATGCCGAGCTTGAGCGTGGCCAGCACCGTCTTGGGACGGCCGAACATGGTGCTGCTCATGATGGCGGCGCCGGCGCTCGATCCGGCGATCATGCCGCCGCGCCGGTACAGGTCCCACAGGGCGTCGAGCATGCGGGTATTGGCGCCGTCCTCGCGGCGCAGCGCGCGCGTGATGCGGCCCTGGTCGCCGCCGGCGAAATAGGCGCCGCCGGCCGCGCGTACCGCGCTGGCCAGCGCCGGATCCTCCGCCGCCGTCTGGTAGTCGGTGCCGGACAGGCGCACGGCCACCGGCACGAAAAAGGCCCTGGCGCCATAGTGGTTGAAGCGCTCGACCAGGAATTTGCCGGCTTTTTCAGGGTTGGCCGAGGCCGAGGCGAACACGGCGATGCGGGCGCCCTTGCCGCCCGCCAGCTGGACCATGCGCTCCCACACGGCGGCATTGTCGGCACGCAGTGCGCCGCCGATGATGACGAGCGAGCCTTTCGGTTGCGGGGTATCGGCCGCGGCAAGCGGCTGGCTTCCCAGCAAGGCAAACACCAGCAGAGCACGGACGACGGCGCGAAGCATGCGAATCCTCCCGGTTCAGGCACATC from Massilia varians encodes:
- a CDS encoding alpha/beta fold hydrolase, producing MHLFTRSLFTALALASPLAHAALPAACKPGQAIHDSGYVKIGGIEQWISIDGADCAKPALLLVHGGPGNPLSVYENGPYASWTRDYVVVHWDQRASGLTWSRNAPDEDTPLRLERMRDDGIELSRHLLERLGKRKLVLLGSSWGSILGGHMATKSPELYCAWMPVAQVVNNTETMRVSRDAILARARAAGDGATVEKIEALGTPPWTNPRNFGILRRAIRKYEAMVSDPAPAAWLEWKAARGTPKARADYEAAEDYSYIQFIGMKGDGIASLVDMERQAASFKLPVYMVHGEQDLLGTKEIAQRYFDRISAPRKQLAIVPRAGHDPNLPLVDAQARMLASQLGGRCE
- a CDS encoding cyanophycinase, whose protein sequence is MLRAVVRALLVFALLGSQPLAAADTPQPKGSLVIIGGALRADNAAVWERMVQLAGGKGARIAVFASASANPEKAGKFLVERFNHYGARAFFVPVAVRLSGTDYQTAAEDPALASAVRAAGGAYFAGGDQGRITRALRREDGANTRMLDALWDLYRRGGMIAGSSAGAAIMSSTMFGRPKTVLATLKLGIDEGTEIAPGLGFIGDDVFIDQHLLVRGRFARMVPAMLKKGYKLGLGIDENTAMVVGPARDVEVIGYRGALLVDLSGAVPQDGAQGGPLSIGNVRLSYLDSGDRFNLLTRTFTPSPDKLDNRIDPARPYYREPLFSADILGNSTVVDLMAKLIDSDQLAAIGLSLDSPHGIQPDLGFEFKLTRTGDSVGYQSSFTEQYSVYNMRLDIRPIVVQRPLYQYRQLETVADGGSGASRADAAR
- a CDS encoding IgA Peptidase M64 gives rise to the protein MFRLPLQFFVAALALVTGIACAAQPATVRVDYTHSGNALSDQYALERVVIEPLPWPGNTARNVDETNRGQNRVEVVDAKTGDLLYSRGFSTVFGEWRTTDEASKISRSFQESVRFPKPERPVRVRILKRDERNGFSVAWSVEVDTDAQEVVKKQPDLPAKPIPVYVSGPSADKVDLLIMGDGYTAAEMKKFEADARRLTQYLFSVSPFKERARDFNVWALALPTSESGISRPSTGVHHASPLGTRYDIFGSERYVLTLDNRALRDIAQHAPYEFIEILVNNETYGGGGIFGQFSTAAAGNGWANYLFVHEFGHHFAGLADEYYTSPVAYAAATTRMEPWEPNVTALRDPAKIKWKRHVKAGTPLPTPWPKLEYEEASRAYQKKRAALRAANRPESEMNALFMEDLKATNALFAGRPHRHDVGAFEGANYEATGYYRPAMQCLMFDRSEAFCPVCRDGVNDIIDLYAGATRP